Proteins found in one Miscanthus floridulus cultivar M001 chromosome 4, ASM1932011v1, whole genome shotgun sequence genomic segment:
- the LOC136548259 gene encoding uncharacterized protein, with the protein MAAFMRLHPPTFGSAEDDPLLADDWLHTIIKKLNVVRAIDKEKVILATHQLVGATAEWWENYQDATNEPEAITWQEFMEKFHEYHILEGIMEIKAEDFRSLRQGPMTVNQYIRKFMKLVQNAPEDVNSDKKK; encoded by the coding sequence ATGGCTGCATTCATGAGACTTCACCCACCAACATTTGGTAGTGCAGAAGATGACCCATTGTTAGCCGACGATTGGTTGCATACAATCATCAAGAAATTGAATGTAGTAAGAGCCATCGACAAAGAAAAAGTTATTCTAGCGACTCACCAACTAGTAGGAGCCACCGCTGAATGGTGGGAAAACTACCAAGATGCAACTAACGAGCCAGAAGCCATCACATGGCAAGAATTTATGGAGAAATTCCATGAATATCACATCCTAGAAGGAATCATGGAGATAAAGGCAGAAGATTTTCGTTCACTGAGACAGGGTCCAATGACAGTAAACCAGTACATCAGGAAGTTTATGAAGCTGGTGCAAAATGCACCGGAAGATGTTAACTCCGACAAGAAGAAGTAA